Proteins from one Triticum aestivum cultivar Chinese Spring chromosome 7A, IWGSC CS RefSeq v2.1, whole genome shotgun sequence genomic window:
- the LOC123148602 gene encoding uncharacterized protein produces the protein MCFKMPLLEWRIRYLKSKVFSAQGPQTSNHGKERHGKTIDEEGSRVSCNYCGEVVCSYNRLEQHVAGIKGNVRPCNLVPDSVRTSLRSSLVDCKKDQMLGKTKRLKQKHDEVPHTNPALPSPQVQQPQLQPTVSNNNCCFVHYQPDLTQAEDITYSSCQPKPKVETSDYFDSQSAKSIGKFFSEAAPEPGVLHLSSLKEMVVFSHGPGAVMPTYEAVLQEQLRETENRTKELKQEWQTSGCTVIVHSWKSKCTKSFVSVLVHCSKGTLFLRSIDVSEITEDFDELESMLSRVVEDVGAHNIVQIVMNDVSPHMQMARQYVLDKYDSFFFTLCADHCINLLLEKIAALKHVSEVLMKAREITWFLYDHALPMKLKGRYVQEEILSSSYLKFVAMFITLERLVSARVDLVQMLNSPVWVSSGWACLDLFKRIQSIVKTDDEFWNAAAEVVKVTDPLVSVLYKLEYDICPMGILYEAMDRAKEEISLNIRDESDSYWCMIDRIWDDYLHTPLHAAGQMLNPRIFYTAGFQPDTEISSGIAACTIQLGKAHYNARKASAQLKVYEKKLGYFDTDPAMQQIMELPQVEWWLTHGARVPDLQTLARRVLSQTCFGATRYNIDWSLSEKLHAEWDEMMLPEQERFRQKEYVHYNRVLARAAPLLHGSSVKQHDRVTLVLHDWIRPQKPAAGSPLTE, from the exons ATGTGCTTTAAGATGCCACTTTTGGAATGGAGAATACGATATCTAAAGTCAAAG GTTTTTTCCGCACAAGGTCCTCAGACAAGTAATCATGGAAAAGAAAGGCATGGCAAAACCATTGATGAAGAAGGCAGCAGAGTCAGCTGCAATTACTGCGGTGAGGTGGTTTGTAGTTACAACCGTCTAGAGCAACATGTAGCAGGCATCAAGGGCAATGTTCGTCCATGCAACCTAGTACCGGACAGTGTCAGGACAAGCTTAAGGAGTTCACTTGtggattgcaagaaagatcagatGCTCGGAAAAACGAAGAGACTGAAGCAAAAACATGATGAGGTTCCTCACACAAACCCAGCCCTTCCATCTCCTCAAGTCCAGCAACCACAGCTACAACCAACTGTGTCCAATAACAACTGCTGCTTTGTTCATTATCAACCGGATCTGACGCAGGCCGAGGATATCACGTATAGTTCTTGTCAACCGAAACCCAAGGTTGAGACAAGTGATTATTTCGATTCTCAGTCAGCAAAGTCAATAGGCAAGTTCTTCTCCGAAGCTGCACCTGAGCCTGGTGTTCTCCATTTATCATCTTTGAAGGAGATGGTTGTGTTTTCCCATGGGCCCGGGGCTGTAATGCCTACGTACGAAGCTGTTCTGCAGGAGCAACTAAGAGAAACTGAGAACCGCACAAAGGAACTCAAGCAAGAGTGGCAAACAAGTGGCTGCACTGTAATTGTGCATAGTTGGAAGAGCAAGTGTACCAAAAGCTTCGTAAGTGTCCTGGTGCACTGCAGCAAAGGTACGCTGTTCCTCAGATCCATTGACGTCTCTGAAATCACTGAGGACTTTGATGAGCTAGAATCAATGCTTTCTCGCGTGGTTGAAGATGTTGGTGCTCATAACATTGTTCAGATTGTCATGAATGACGTGTCACCCCATATGCAGATGGCACGGCAGTATGTGCTAGATAAATATGATAGTTTTTTCTTCACACTATGTGCTGACCATTGCATCAACCTTCTGCTTGAGAAAATAGCAGCGCTCAAGCATGTGAGTGAAGTCCTAATGAAGGCAAGGGAAATTACATGGTTTTTATATGACCATGCACTGCCAATGAAACTGAAAGGAAGGTATGTTCAGGAGGAGATTTTGAGCAGTTCTTATTTAAAATTTGTGGCAATGTTCATCACATTAGAGAGGTTAGTTTCTGCAAGAGTAGATCTGGTGCAGATGTTAAACTCGCCTGTATGGGTTTCCTCTGGTTGGGCTTGTCTTGACTTGTTCAAGCGTATCCAGAGCATAGTAAAGACAGATGATGAATTTTGGAATGCTGCTGCAGAAGTTGTCAAGGTTACAGACCCACTTGTCAGTGTGTTGTATAAACTGGAATATGATATCTGTCCGATGGGTATCTTGTATGAAGCCATGGATAGAGCAAAAGAAGAGATATCTCTCAATATCAGAGATGAAAGTGACTCTTATTGGTGTATGATTGACAGGATATGGGATGATTACTTGCATACTCCTCTCCATGCTGCTGGTCAGATGCTAAACCCAAGGATCTTTTACACAGCTGGATTCCAGCCTGATACTGAGATCAGCAGCGGCATCGCGGCCTGTACAATCCAACTGGGCAAGGCTCATTACAATGCCAGAAAAGCGTCTGCACAATTGAAAGTGTATGAGAAGAAGTTGGGCTATTTCGACACAGATCCAGCAATGCAGCAAATCATGGAATTACCACAAG TTGAATGGTGGTTGACGCACGGGGCTCGCGTGCCCGACCTGCAGACCCTGGCGAGGCGTGTCCTGAGCCAGACGTGCTTCGGCGCCACCAGGTACAACATCGACTGGAGCCTGTCGGAGAAGCTGCACGCCGAGTGGGACGAGATGATGCTGCCCGAGCAGGAGAGGTTCCGGCAGAAGGAGTACGTCCACTACAACCGCGtcctcgcccgcgccgccccgctcctgCATGGCTCCTCCGTGAAGCAGCACGACAGGGTCACCTTGGTGCTGCACGACTGGATCAGGCCACAGAAACCGGCCGCTGGGTCGCCACTGACTGAGTGA